One genomic window of Microbacterium sp. BH-3-3-3 includes the following:
- a CDS encoding CdaR family transcriptional regulator, with translation MSGDLATATIQRLEDTLPWYAGMPPARRSAVGLVAQAGITSFTQWVEDPAQTPAIASDIFAAAPRELLRSVSLTQTLQLVRVTVEVMEERVAGRSKTVREAMLLYSREVAFAAADVYARAAEARGLWDARLEALVVDSILTGEADDELPSRIAALGWHGHGEVAVLVGTTPPQFDVDQVRRTARKLGVDVLIGVQGSRLVLVLGRADLPARGGDEATELAFTEIAKRLEPGFGTGHLVLGPPVAALVDAGQSARAALAGFAVARAWRNAPRPVEADDLLPERALAGDAVAKQTLVERVYRPLQAHSADLVATLWSYLDNGRSLEATARELYVHPNTVRYRLKRVSEVIGWDATGPREALILQTALILGSIGTDATRRRGPAGRRSSLPR, from the coding sequence ATCTCGGGCGACCTCGCCACGGCGACCATCCAGCGCCTCGAAGACACGCTCCCCTGGTACGCCGGCATGCCCCCGGCGCGCCGTTCGGCCGTCGGGCTCGTCGCCCAGGCCGGCATCACCTCGTTCACCCAGTGGGTCGAGGACCCGGCGCAGACCCCCGCGATCGCGTCCGACATCTTCGCCGCCGCGCCCCGCGAGCTGTTGCGCAGCGTCAGCCTCACCCAGACGCTGCAGCTGGTACGCGTGACCGTCGAGGTCATGGAGGAACGCGTCGCCGGGCGCAGCAAGACCGTGCGCGAGGCCATGCTGCTCTACTCGCGCGAGGTGGCGTTCGCCGCGGCCGACGTGTATGCCCGCGCAGCCGAAGCCCGAGGCCTCTGGGACGCCCGGCTCGAAGCCCTCGTCGTCGACTCGATCCTCACCGGCGAAGCCGATGACGAACTCCCCAGCCGCATCGCGGCCCTCGGCTGGCACGGCCACGGCGAGGTTGCCGTGCTGGTGGGCACGACTCCCCCGCAGTTCGACGTCGACCAGGTGCGCCGCACCGCGCGCAAGCTCGGCGTCGACGTGCTCATCGGTGTGCAGGGGTCGCGGCTCGTACTGGTGCTCGGACGCGCCGACCTCCCCGCCCGCGGGGGTGACGAGGCCACCGAGCTCGCCTTCACCGAGATCGCCAAGCGCCTCGAGCCCGGCTTCGGCACGGGGCACCTCGTGCTCGGGCCTCCCGTCGCCGCTCTCGTCGACGCGGGACAGAGTGCCCGCGCCGCGCTGGCGGGCTTCGCCGTCGCGCGCGCGTGGCGGAACGCCCCCCGCCCGGTCGAGGCCGACGACCTTCTGCCCGAGCGGGCCCTCGCCGGCGACGCGGTGGCGAAGCAGACGCTGGTGGAGCGCGTCTACCGACCCCTGCAGGCGCACAGCGCCGACCTGGTCGCCACGCTCTGGAGCTACCTCGACAACGGTCGGTCTCTCGAGGCCACCGCGCGCGAGCTCTACGTGCACCCCAACACCGTGCGGTATCGCCTCAAGAGGGTGTCGGAGGTCATCGGATGGGATGCCACGGGGCCCCGCGAGGCGCTCATCCTGCAGACCGCGTTGATCCTCGGATCGATCGGAACCGACGCCACGCGTCGACGCGGACCCGCCGGTCGGCGCTCCTCTCTGCCGCGCTGA
- the aceE gene encoding pyruvate dehydrogenase (acetyl-transferring), homodimeric type, whose protein sequence is MTVHDQDPYSQGPQDSDPEETGEWQESLRQLVQAKGPARAREIMLSLLKGSKELHLNVPMVPTTDYINTIALKNEPEFPGDEELERRYRKWIRWNAAVTVHRAQRPGIGVGGHISTYASSAALYEVGFNHFFRGLDDPSGGDQIFIQGHASPGAYARAYLEGRLTEAQLDGFRQEKSQAPNGIPSYPHPRLMPEFWQFPTVSMGLGPINAIYQAMSNKYISNRGIKDVGDSHVWAYLGDGEMDEVESRGQLQVAANEGLDNLTFIVNCNLQRLDGPVRGNGKIIQELESFFRGAGWNVIKVVWGREWDDLLARDTEGALLNLMNSTPDGDYQTYKAENGAYVRENFFGRDPRALELVKDFTDDQVWNLKRGGHDYRKVFAAFKAAKEHKGQPTVILAKTIKGYGLGPHFEGRNATHQMKKLTLDDLKSFRDAMDIPVTDAQLEENPYQPPYYTPGEQDETIQYMLERRRALGGFLPERRTTHVGLELPGDAAYALPKKGSGTQEIATTMAFVRLLKDLLRVKDFGHRIVPIIPDEARTFGMDAYFPTAKIYNPKGQHYTSVDRELLLAYKESPQGQIIHVGINEAGALAAFTAAGTAYSTHGEPLIPVYVFYSMFGFQRTGDAQWAAGDQMARGFIIGATAGRTTLTGEGLQHADGHSQLLASTNPATVSYDPAYGYEISHIVRSGIERMYGGNHPDPNVMYYMTVYNEPYVQPAEPEGVDVDGIVRGIHHISSGEGDGPRTQLLASGVGVPWAHEAQRLLKDDWGVVADVWSVTSWTELRRDGLAADEHNFLHPEEEPRVAYLTDKLKEAEGPVVAVSDWMHAVQDQIRQWVPQNYWTLGADGFGFSDTRAAARRFFKIDGPSLAVRALQALAEEGKVDRAVVGRAIEKYRLHDVNAGTSGNAGGEA, encoded by the coding sequence GTGACTGTTCACGACCAGGATCCGTATTCGCAGGGGCCGCAGGACAGCGACCCGGAAGAGACCGGGGAGTGGCAGGAATCCCTGCGACAGCTCGTCCAGGCGAAGGGTCCGGCTCGCGCCCGCGAGATCATGCTGAGCCTGCTCAAGGGCTCCAAGGAACTGCACCTCAATGTGCCGATGGTTCCGACCACCGACTACATCAACACCATCGCGCTCAAGAACGAGCCCGAGTTCCCCGGTGATGAGGAGCTCGAACGCCGCTACCGCAAGTGGATCCGCTGGAACGCCGCGGTCACCGTGCACCGCGCTCAGCGCCCCGGGATCGGTGTCGGCGGGCACATCTCGACCTACGCCTCGTCGGCCGCCCTCTACGAAGTCGGTTTCAACCACTTCTTCCGCGGCCTCGACGACCCCTCGGGCGGCGACCAGATCTTCATCCAGGGCCACGCCTCTCCCGGTGCGTACGCCCGCGCCTACCTCGAGGGCCGCCTCACCGAGGCGCAGCTCGACGGCTTCCGCCAGGAGAAGTCGCAGGCGCCCAACGGCATCCCGTCGTACCCGCACCCCCGTCTCATGCCGGAGTTCTGGCAGTTCCCGACGGTCTCGATGGGTCTCGGCCCGATCAACGCCATCTACCAGGCGATGTCGAACAAGTACATCTCGAACCGCGGCATCAAAGACGTGGGCGACTCGCACGTCTGGGCCTACCTCGGCGACGGCGAGATGGACGAGGTCGAGAGCCGCGGTCAGCTGCAGGTCGCGGCCAACGAGGGCCTCGACAACCTGACGTTCATCGTCAACTGCAACCTCCAGCGCCTGGACGGACCCGTCCGCGGCAACGGCAAGATCATCCAGGAGCTCGAGAGCTTCTTCCGCGGTGCCGGCTGGAACGTCATCAAGGTCGTCTGGGGCCGCGAGTGGGACGACCTGCTCGCCCGCGACACCGAGGGCGCGCTGCTCAACCTCATGAACAGCACCCCCGACGGCGACTACCAGACCTACAAGGCCGAGAACGGCGCCTACGTGCGCGAGAACTTCTTCGGCCGCGACCCCCGCGCCCTCGAGCTGGTCAAGGACTTCACCGACGACCAGGTCTGGAACCTCAAGCGCGGTGGCCACGATTACCGCAAGGTGTTCGCCGCGTTCAAGGCGGCCAAGGAGCACAAGGGCCAGCCGACGGTCATCCTCGCCAAGACCATCAAGGGCTACGGCCTCGGTCCCCACTTCGAGGGCCGCAACGCCACGCACCAGATGAAGAAGCTGACGCTCGACGACCTCAAGTCGTTCCGCGACGCGATGGACATCCCGGTCACCGACGCGCAGCTCGAAGAGAACCCGTACCAGCCGCCGTACTACACCCCCGGTGAGCAGGACGAGACGATCCAGTACATGCTCGAGCGTCGTCGCGCGCTCGGCGGCTTCCTGCCCGAGCGTCGCACGACGCACGTCGGTCTGGAACTGCCCGGCGATGCCGCGTACGCCCTGCCCAAGAAGGGCTCGGGCACGCAGGAGATCGCCACGACGATGGCGTTCGTGCGTCTGCTCAAGGACCTGCTGCGGGTGAAGGACTTCGGTCACCGCATCGTGCCGATCATTCCCGACGAGGCGCGCACGTTCGGTATGGACGCGTACTTCCCGACGGCGAAGATCTACAACCCCAAGGGCCAGCACTACACCTCGGTCGACCGTGAGCTGCTGCTGGCGTACAAGGAGAGCCCGCAGGGGCAAATTATCCACGTCGGCATCAACGAGGCCGGCGCTCTCGCGGCGTTCACCGCTGCGGGAACGGCGTACTCCACGCACGGTGAGCCGCTCATCCCGGTCTACGTCTTCTACTCGATGTTCGGCTTCCAGCGCACGGGCGACGCTCAGTGGGCGGCGGGCGACCAGATGGCGCGCGGCTTCATCATCGGCGCGACCGCCGGTCGCACGACGCTGACGGGCGAGGGCCTGCAGCACGCCGACGGACACTCGCAGCTGCTGGCGTCCACCAACCCGGCGACCGTGTCGTACGACCCCGCCTATGGCTACGAGATCTCGCACATCGTGCGTTCGGGTATCGAGCGCATGTACGGCGGCAACCACCCCGACCCGAACGTCATGTACTACATGACGGTCTACAACGAGCCCTACGTGCAGCCGGCCGAGCCCGAGGGCGTTGATGTCGACGGAATCGTCCGTGGCATCCACCACATCTCCTCCGGCGAGGGCGATGGCCCCCGCACGCAGCTGCTCGCGTCGGGTGTCGGTGTGCCGTGGGCGCACGAGGCCCAGCGCCTGCTGAAGGACGACTGGGGCGTGGTCGCCGACGTGTGGTCGGTCACCTCGTGGACCGAGCTGCGCCGCGACGGCCTGGCCGCCGACGAGCACAACTTCCTGCACCCCGAAGAGGAGCCCCGCGTGGCCTACCTCACCGACAAGCTGAAAGAGGCCGAGGGCCCCGTCGTCGCCGTGAGCGACTGGATGCACGCCGTCCAGGACCAGATCCGCCAGTGGGTTCCGCAGAACTACTGGACGCTCGGTGCCGATGGCTTCGGCTTCTCGGACACGCGCGCCGCGGCCCGTCGCTTCTTCAAGATCGACGGCCCCTCGCTCGCCGTTCGCGCCCTGCAGGCGCTGGCCGAAGAGGGCAAGGTCGATCGCGCCGTCGTCGGACGGGCGATCGAGAAGTACCGTCTGCACGACGTCAACGCCGGCACCAGCGGTAACGCGGGTGGCGAGGCCTGA
- a CDS encoding DUF1345 domain-containing protein — translation MNTHDRAGFRTRPEHRWPVLIALGVGTGLYAVLPSDASGILRYVVVIAGVLCAIPMVVTNPARLTRESRVGRGFALAFTSVLLLANQVALLLLVQQLLRGEGSGATTLLGAAQVWAINVIGYAVVYWEMDRGGPIARRRDARDALPAADFQFPQDSDRDAVSEVARRSSDVEDWAPGYVDYLYFSASNAMAFSPTDVMPLSSRAKVFMMVQAISGFILLALVISRSVNILN, via the coding sequence GTGAACACGCACGATCGCGCAGGATTCCGCACACGCCCCGAGCACCGGTGGCCCGTGCTGATCGCCCTCGGGGTGGGCACGGGGCTCTACGCCGTCCTCCCGAGCGACGCCTCCGGCATCCTGCGCTACGTGGTGGTGATCGCGGGTGTGCTGTGCGCGATCCCCATGGTGGTGACCAACCCGGCGCGGCTCACCCGGGAATCACGCGTGGGGCGCGGCTTCGCTCTCGCCTTCACCTCGGTGCTGCTGCTCGCGAACCAGGTGGCGCTCCTCCTGCTCGTCCAGCAGCTGCTGCGCGGAGAGGGGAGTGGGGCGACCACCCTGCTCGGCGCGGCGCAGGTGTGGGCGATCAACGTCATCGGTTACGCCGTCGTCTATTGGGAGATGGATCGCGGCGGTCCCATCGCCCGGCGCCGCGACGCGCGCGACGCCCTGCCCGCGGCGGACTTCCAGTTCCCGCAGGACTCCGACCGCGACGCGGTCAGCGAGGTGGCCCGCCGCTCGTCCGACGTCGAGGACTGGGCCCCCGGCTACGTGGACTACCTCTACTTCTCGGCGTCCAACGCCATGGCCTTCAGCCCCACCGACGTCATGCCGCTGAGCAGCCGCGCGAAGGTGTTCATGATGGTGCAGGCCATCTCGGGGTTCATCCTGCTCGCGCTGGTGATCTCGCGCAGCGTGAATATCTTGAACTGA
- a CDS encoding zinc ribbon domain-containing protein: protein MNADPADQRKLLDLADLDARILRDQHLSANPPQAPRVRELLAQRATLSQELSARANARDDITAEIARLESDVAVVDARIARDTQRLAAATNPKQAQSFESELTSLNRRKGDLEDMEIALMERLETADAAIAEQEAVIAETNALGAELSAEAKTVVADATTRLEGARRDREAVAASVPDALLALYERLASRGNGAGLLRAGACEACRMVIPPSDIATIRRAQTDDVVFCPECGAILVRTEESR, encoded by the coding sequence GTGAATGCCGACCCCGCCGACCAGCGCAAACTGCTCGATCTCGCCGATCTCGATGCCCGCATCCTCCGTGATCAGCACCTGTCGGCGAACCCTCCGCAGGCGCCGCGCGTGCGGGAGCTGCTGGCGCAGCGCGCGACTCTCTCGCAAGAGCTGTCGGCGCGGGCCAACGCGCGTGACGACATCACCGCAGAGATCGCGCGGCTCGAGTCCGACGTCGCCGTGGTCGACGCCCGCATCGCCCGCGACACCCAGCGTCTCGCCGCCGCGACCAACCCCAAGCAGGCGCAGAGCTTCGAGAGCGAGCTCACCTCCCTCAACCGCCGCAAGGGCGATCTCGAAGACATGGAGATCGCGCTCATGGAGCGCCTCGAGACGGCCGATGCGGCGATCGCCGAACAAGAGGCCGTGATCGCCGAGACCAACGCCCTCGGCGCCGAGCTCAGCGCCGAGGCCAAGACCGTCGTCGCCGACGCCACGACGCGTCTCGAAGGTGCCCGCCGCGACCGTGAGGCCGTCGCCGCCTCGGTCCCCGACGCGCTCCTCGCACTCTACGAACGCCTCGCCTCGCGCGGGAACGGCGCGGGCCTGCTCCGCGCCGGCGCCTGCGAAGCCTGCCGCATGGTGATCCCGCCCAGCGACATCGCGACGATCCGACGCGCGCAGACCGACGACGTCGTGTTCTGCCCCGAGTGCGGCGCCATCCTCGTCCGCACCGAAGAATCGCGGTGA